A segment of the Puniceicoccales bacterium genome:
GAACTACTTTCGGCTATAATGATTTGGTGGTTGATATGAGAAATATAGGCATAATGAAATCCCATGGCGCGCCGGTGATCTTTGATGCCACCCACAGCGTTCAAAAACCTGGTGCTGGAGAAGGTGTTACGATTGGCAATCGAGAATTTGTTGAAACTTTGGCCTATGGTGCTATGGCTGCCGGAGCTGATGGTGTTTTTTTTGAAACCCACATGGATCCGGATCAAGCGGCTTGCGATGCGGCAAATCAGGTGGATGTGAATAAAATTGAGAGAATTATAGGCAATTGTGTGAAATTTTGGGAATTGCGGCGTTCTATGGTGAGTCAATATTAAATTTTTCTTGACATTGTTGGATGCCATAATTGAGTGAGGGCAAGTATGAAAGTGGTTGCATCGCTGAAATCAGCTAAGTGTCGACATCCGGATTGTAAAGTTGTCCGCCGGAAAGGTAGAGTTTATGTGATTTGCAAAACAAATCCTAGGTTTAAGGCGCGGCAAGGCTAATAAATTGGAGTTGATATGAAGAAAGGAATACATCCAGAATCCAGGCCGGTGTGTTTTATAGATATATCGACGGGAAAGAGGTTTGTTACGATGTCCACGGTTCGTTCGAAAAAAAAGGAAGTGATTGATGGCGTTGAGTATGACGTTGTGATCAAAGATGTTACATCAGATTCTCATCCTGCATATACGGGGGAAAAGAGATTTGTTGATGCAGCTGGTCGGGTAGAGAAATTTAACTCGAAATTCCGACGTTGCCGCAAATAACTGTCTTTTTTCTCCTCTCATTTTAGTTGCTTGCCGATCTAGTTGTGGTTTTATCTGAACATGTTGCGTTGTAGTAAAGATTCTGGAAATCCTCTGGAAGAGATTACCAAGAGGCTTGAGGAGATTTTTGAAAAAACTAGAATTGATCCGATATCTTTTTCCACAAAATCTGAGCCCGAAGGCGATGGTGATAATAGTTCAGGTCATGAAACAAATTCTGATTGGCAGAAAGATGGGGCGTTATCTTCCATTGCCAAAATAAAATCATTTAGCCTAAAACCCGTTGAAGTTAAGGAATATCTCGATAGGTTTGTGATTTGTCAAGACGAAGCCAAAAAGGTATTATCTGTGGCGGTTTGTGATCATTATAATCATGTCAGGAATTGTATCTCTAACATAGATAAGAGGTTACCGGATGATGAATATAATAAGCAAAATATATTGTTGTTTGGACCGACCGGAGTGGGTAAGACCTATTTGGTAAAAACCATAGCCAGATTGATAGGTGTTCCTTTTGTAAAGGCCGATGCTACAAAGTTTTCTGAAACAGGCTATGTGGGTGCTGATGTGGATGATTTGGTCCGCGATTTAGTTAAGGCTGCCGATGGCGATGTTGATTTGGCTAAATATGGCATCGTTTTTATAGATGAAATCGACAAAATTGCCAGTGTATCCACCGGAGATTCCCGTGATATATCCGGCCGAGGTGTACAGATTAATTTGCTGAAGCTGATGGAGGAGACAGATGTTAACATCTTAAGCCAGACAGACATAATGAACCAGATGCGGGCTTT
Coding sequences within it:
- the ykgO gene encoding type B 50S ribosomal protein L36 translates to MKVVASLKSAKCRHPDCKVVRRKGRVYVICKTNPRFKARQG
- a CDS encoding type B 50S ribosomal protein L31 gives rise to the protein MKKGIHPESRPVCFIDISTGKRFVTMSTVRSKKKEVIDGVEYDVVIKDVTSDSHPAYTGEKRFVDAAGRVEKFNSKFRRCRK
- a CDS encoding AAA family ATPase: MLRCSKDSGNPLEEITKRLEEIFEKTRIDPISFSTKSEPEGDGDNSSGHETNSDWQKDGALSSIAKIKSFSLKPVEVKEYLDRFVICQDEAKKVLSVAVCDHYNHVRNCISNIDKRLPDDEYNKQNILLFGPTGVGKTYLVKTIARLIGVPFVKADATKFSETGYVGADVDDLVRDLVKAADGDVDLAKYGIVFIDEIDKIASVSTGDSRDISGRGVQINLLKLMEETDVNILSQTDIMNQMRAFMTSSFSRKNKADRINTQHILFIVSGAFDRLSEITTKRLGQTKIGFGGASSKKSTDDFAVLQQVNTEDLIKYGFEPEFIGRLPVRVACRSLGKSDLKKILISSKGSILKQYVNDFAGYGIELNVQEAALEKIAEAAEKEKTGARGLLTILERIFRNFKFELPSTSIKMLDISVDDVNNPDRLLAELMQKFN